The following are encoded together in the Streptomyces sp. NBC_01465 genome:
- a CDS encoding SanA/YdcF family protein — protein MVACVLALTPATWMQATASDRIRTTADVPATDVAVVFGAGLWDGEPSPYLAHRLDAAAELYAAGKVKVVLVTGDNSREDYDEPDAMRTYLAQHGVPTKKVVTDYAGFDTWDSCVRVKKIFGVDRAVLVSQGFHIRRAIALCQAAGVTSYGIGVDDKHDVTWYAGGAREVLAAGKAAMDAVFKPDPTFLGPKENGVRLALTAR, from the coding sequence ATGGTCGCCTGCGTCCTCGCGCTGACCCCCGCCACCTGGATGCAGGCGACGGCCTCCGACCGGATCCGTACGACCGCCGATGTGCCCGCGACCGACGTTGCCGTCGTCTTCGGCGCCGGTCTCTGGGACGGGGAGCCCTCGCCGTACCTCGCCCACCGCCTCGACGCGGCCGCCGAGCTGTACGCGGCGGGCAAGGTGAAGGTCGTGCTGGTCACCGGCGACAACAGCCGCGAGGACTACGACGAGCCCGACGCCATGCGCACCTATCTCGCCCAGCACGGCGTCCCCACGAAGAAGGTCGTAACCGACTACGCGGGCTTCGACACCTGGGACTCCTGCGTACGCGTCAAGAAGATCTTCGGCGTCGACCGGGCCGTCCTCGTCAGCCAGGGCTTCCACATCCGCCGCGCCATCGCCCTCTGCCAGGCCGCAGGGGTCACCTCGTACGGGATCGGGGTCGACGACAAGCACGACGTGACCTGGTACGCGGGCGGGGCTCGCGAGGTGCTCGCCGCCGGGAAGGCCGCCATGGACGCGGTGTTCAAGCCGGACCCGACGTTTCTCGGCCCGAAGGAGAACGGGGTGCGGCTCGCCCTCACCGCACGGTAG
- a CDS encoding molybdopterin oxidoreductase family protein — MTDTTTPTHCPYCALQCGMNLKAVPAGGVEVVERPDFPVNRGALCGKGRTAPEVLSSSVRLTEPLVRRDGVLTPASWEEAVSTVAAALRGTRREYGADAVGVFGGGGLTNEKAYTLGKFARVALGTSQIDYNGRFCMSSAAAAHQRAFGLDRGLPFPVEDIEHSGCVILVGSNPAETMPPALRFFTRLRENGGKLIVVDPRRTRTADQADLHLSPRPGTDLALALGLLHLVIAEGRTDEDFIAERTTGWEEARAAAMAHWPEQVERITGVPVPQLRAAARMFCDAGSGMVLTARGPEQQSKGVDTVGAWINLCLATGRAGRPHSGYGCLTGQGNGQGGREHGQKADQLPGYRKIDDPAARRHVAEVWGVDPDSLPGPGRSAYELLDALGGDIRTLLVMGSNPVVSAPRAGHIEQRLRSLDFLAVADVVLSETAALADVVLPVTQWAEETGTTTNLEGRVLLRKQALSAPEGVRSDLEVLHELAAALGHAKGFPSEPAEVFEELRRASAGGAADYSGITYARIEAEDGVFWPCPDPAHPGTPRLFLDRFATPDGRARFVPVSHRPAAEETDAEYPLLLTTGRVASQYQSGAQTRRVPALNAAAPGPFVELHPRLAERLGVADGDALAVTSRRGRAVAPARVTETIRPDTVFMPFHWPGEGRANTLTNPALDPTSRMPEFKVCAVRVEPASPRPAPDARPTADAGPRRP; from the coding sequence ATGACCGACACCACCACCCCGACCCACTGCCCCTACTGCGCCCTGCAGTGCGGGATGAACCTCAAGGCCGTGCCCGCCGGGGGCGTCGAAGTGGTGGAGCGGCCGGACTTCCCGGTCAATCGGGGCGCTTTGTGCGGAAAGGGGCGTACGGCACCCGAGGTGCTCTCCTCCAGTGTCCGCCTCACCGAGCCGCTCGTCCGCCGTGACGGCGTCCTCACCCCCGCCTCCTGGGAGGAGGCCGTCAGTACGGTCGCGGCCGCGCTGCGCGGGACGCGACGCGAGTACGGGGCCGACGCGGTGGGGGTCTTCGGCGGCGGGGGGCTCACCAACGAGAAGGCGTACACGCTGGGCAAGTTCGCCCGCGTCGCGCTCGGCACCTCGCAGATCGACTACAACGGGCGCTTCTGCATGTCGTCGGCCGCCGCCGCCCACCAGCGGGCCTTCGGGCTCGACCGCGGGCTGCCCTTCCCCGTGGAGGACATCGAGCACAGCGGCTGCGTCATCCTCGTCGGGTCCAATCCCGCCGAGACGATGCCGCCCGCACTGCGCTTCTTCACCCGGCTCAGGGAGAACGGCGGGAAGCTGATCGTCGTCGACCCGCGCCGCACCCGCACCGCCGACCAGGCCGATCTGCACCTCTCGCCCCGCCCCGGGACCGATCTCGCCCTGGCACTCGGCCTGTTGCACCTGGTGATCGCGGAAGGCCGTACGGACGAGGATTTCATCGCGGAACGCACCACCGGCTGGGAGGAGGCGCGGGCCGCCGCCATGGCGCACTGGCCCGAGCAGGTGGAGCGCATCACCGGAGTCCCGGTGCCCCAACTGCGGGCTGCGGCACGGATGTTCTGCGACGCCGGGAGCGGCATGGTGCTCACGGCGCGCGGACCCGAGCAGCAGTCCAAGGGGGTGGACACGGTCGGCGCCTGGATCAACCTCTGCCTCGCCACGGGGCGCGCCGGCCGGCCCCACTCCGGATACGGCTGCCTCACCGGCCAGGGCAACGGGCAGGGCGGCCGCGAACACGGCCAGAAGGCCGACCAGTTGCCCGGCTACCGCAAGATCGACGACCCGGCCGCCCGCCGCCATGTGGCCGAGGTCTGGGGCGTCGACCCCGACTCGCTCCCCGGCCCGGGACGCAGCGCCTACGAACTGCTCGACGCGCTCGGCGGCGACATCAGGACGCTCCTCGTCATGGGTTCCAACCCGGTCGTCTCCGCTCCCCGCGCCGGCCACATCGAACAGCGGCTGCGCTCCCTGGACTTCCTGGCCGTCGCGGACGTCGTCCTCTCCGAGACGGCCGCGCTTGCCGACGTCGTCCTGCCCGTGACGCAGTGGGCGGAGGAGACCGGGACCACGACCAATCTGGAGGGCCGGGTGCTGCTGCGGAAGCAGGCGCTGAGTGCTCCGGAAGGCGTACGGAGTGATCTCGAAGTCCTGCACGAGCTGGCCGCGGCCCTCGGCCACGCGAAGGGGTTCCCGTCCGAACCGGCCGAAGTCTTCGAGGAGTTGAGGCGCGCGTCGGCGGGCGGGGCCGCAGACTACTCCGGAATCACATATGCCCGCATCGAGGCGGAGGACGGCGTCTTCTGGCCGTGCCCGGACCCCGCACACCCCGGGACGCCCCGCCTCTTCCTGGACCGTTTCGCGACCCCGGACGGCCGCGCCCGCTTCGTCCCCGTCAGCCACCGGCCCGCGGCGGAGGAGACGGACGCGGAGTACCCGCTGCTGCTGACGACGGGCCGGGTCGCGTCCCAGTACCAGTCCGGCGCCCAGACCCGCCGCGTGCCCGCGCTCAACGCCGCGGCCCCCGGCCCCTTCGTCGAACTCCACCCCCGCCTCGCGGAGCGCCTCGGAGTCGCGGACGGCGACGCCCTCGCCGTCACCTCGCGGCGGGGCCGGGCCGTCGCGCCCGCGCGGGTCACCGAGACGATCCGCCCCGACACGGTCTTCATGCCGTTCCACTGGCCGGGCGAGGGCCGCGCCAACACCCTCACCAACCCGGCGCTGGACCCGACGTCGCGCATGCCGGAGTTCAAGGTCTGCGCGGTACGCGTCGAGCCCGCCAGTCCCCGCCCGGCACCGGACGCCCGCCCGACCGCAGACGCCGGGCCGCGGCGCCCGTGA
- a CDS encoding gamma-glutamylcyclotransferase family protein, whose amino-acid sequence MPEQQLPFFVYGTLRPGGLNHDLFLRGRTASEEPATLPGLVLYEGPGYPYAVEEPGATAQGELVTAEPAAYPQLLGELDQLEDEYARVAREALRPDGTPVRAWVYVITGAAARRLRSGGRPVPGGDWRARRVPRRP is encoded by the coding sequence ATGCCGGAGCAGCAACTCCCCTTCTTCGTGTACGGAACCCTGCGCCCCGGCGGCCTCAACCACGACCTGTTCCTCCGCGGCCGCACGGCGTCGGAGGAGCCCGCGACCCTGCCGGGACTGGTGCTGTACGAGGGCCCCGGCTACCCGTACGCGGTCGAGGAGCCGGGCGCGACGGCCCAGGGGGAGCTGGTCACCGCCGAGCCGGCCGCGTACCCCCAACTCCTCGGCGAACTCGACCAGTTGGAGGACGAGTACGCCCGCGTGGCCCGCGAAGCCCTGCGCCCCGACGGCACCCCGGTGCGCGCCTGGGTGTACGTGATCACGGGCGCCGCGGCCCGGCGTCTGCGGTCGGGCGGGCGTCCGGTGCCGGGCGGGGACTGGCGGGCTCGACGCGTACCGCGCAGACCTTGA
- the cutA gene encoding divalent-cation tolerance protein CutA, translated as MTDARWLTVLTTTDTEAKAKALASGAVEARLAACAQISGPVTSVYRWQGAIETAEEWQVLLKTAADRYDALESHLASAHDYETPEIIATPVVGGSAEYLAWLTDETRA; from the coding sequence ATGACCGATGCGCGGTGGCTGACCGTACTGACCACGACCGACACCGAGGCGAAGGCGAAAGCCCTCGCCTCGGGCGCGGTGGAGGCGCGGCTGGCGGCCTGCGCGCAGATCTCGGGCCCGGTGACCTCGGTCTACCGGTGGCAGGGCGCGATCGAGACCGCCGAGGAGTGGCAGGTGCTGCTGAAGACGGCGGCCGACCGCTACGACGCCCTGGAGTCCCACCTCGCGTCGGCGCACGACTACGAGACGCCGGAGATCATCGCCACACCCGTGGTGGGCGGCAGCGCGGAGTATCTGGCGTGGCTGACGGACGAGACGCGAGCCTGA
- a CDS encoding NADPH-dependent FMN reductase — protein sequence MDLTTPPLRLTVIIASNRHGRFADTVADWYLERARLHDDLDISVLDLADVDLPTALSHEPAPEVTAVLDRVTPQLESAEAFVVITPEYNHSFPASLKNLVDWHFTQWQAKPVAFVSYGGISGGLRAVEQLRQVFAEMHTVTIRETVSFHNAHGHFDAGGTHKDPEAPNGAAKVQLDQLTWWAHALRDAKSVRPYGG from the coding sequence ATGGACCTCACCACACCGCCCCTGCGGCTCACCGTCATCATCGCCAGCAACCGCCACGGCCGCTTCGCGGACACCGTCGCCGACTGGTACCTGGAGCGCGCCCGCCTCCACGACGACCTCGACATCAGCGTGCTCGACCTGGCCGACGTCGACCTCCCGACCGCCCTCTCCCACGAGCCCGCGCCCGAGGTCACCGCCGTGCTCGACCGCGTCACACCCCAACTGGAGTCCGCCGAGGCCTTCGTCGTCATCACCCCCGAGTACAACCACTCCTTCCCCGCCTCCCTCAAGAACCTCGTCGACTGGCACTTCACGCAGTGGCAGGCCAAGCCGGTCGCCTTTGTCTCGTACGGAGGGATCTCGGGCGGCCTGCGCGCCGTCGAGCAGCTGCGCCAGGTCTTCGCCGAGATGCACACCGTGACGATCCGCGAGACGGTCAGCTTCCACAACGCGCACGGGCACTTCGACGCCGGCGGCACGCACAAGGACCCGGAGGCGCCGAACGGGGCCGCGAAGGTGCAGCTCGACCAGCTGACCTGGTGGGCGCACGCGCTGCGCGACGCCAAGTCGGTCCGTCCGTACGGGGGCTGA
- a CDS encoding aminotransferase class IV, giving the protein MHIEIDGRPVPAQDPLAVPAFFSYGHFTAMQVRGGRVRGLALHLARLDSATRELFGAGIDGDHVRGLVRGALERAGVRDASTRVYVYWAPDAEAATLAVTVRPPAVMAEAAQALMPVPYERPVPHIKHLGGFAQTYYGRAAVAAGFDDALLTGAGGVITEGSITNIAFWDGESVVWPDAPALLGITMALLEPLLPSVRRQVTLGGLGSYRAAFVTNSQGIAPVRRIGPTEFAVDEALMKTVAGVYADVPWDAI; this is encoded by the coding sequence ATGCATATCGAGATCGACGGCCGGCCCGTCCCCGCTCAGGACCCGCTCGCCGTCCCGGCGTTCTTCAGTTACGGGCACTTCACCGCGATGCAGGTGCGGGGCGGGCGCGTGCGCGGCCTCGCGCTGCACCTCGCGCGCCTGGACTCCGCGACGCGCGAGCTGTTCGGGGCGGGGATCGACGGCGACCACGTACGGGGACTGGTGCGCGGGGCGCTGGAGCGGGCGGGGGTGCGGGACGCGTCGACGCGCGTGTACGTGTACTGGGCGCCGGACGCGGAGGCGGCGACCCTGGCGGTCACGGTGCGGCCCCCGGCGGTGATGGCGGAGGCGGCGCAGGCCCTGATGCCGGTCCCGTACGAGCGGCCCGTCCCCCACATCAAGCACCTGGGCGGCTTCGCCCAGACCTACTACGGGCGGGCGGCGGTCGCCGCGGGCTTCGACGACGCGCTGCTGACGGGGGCGGGCGGGGTGATCACGGAGGGCTCGATCACCAACATCGCTTTCTGGGACGGGGAGTCGGTGGTCTGGCCGGACGCGCCCGCGCTGCTCGGCATCACGATGGCGCTGCTGGAGCCGCTGCTGCCTTCGGTGCGGCGGCAGGTGACGCTGGGCGGCCTGGGCAGCTACCGGGCGGCGTTCGTCACCAACTCGCAGGGCATCGCGCCGGTGCGGCGGATCGGCCCGACCGAGTTCGCGGTGGACGAGGCGCTGATGAAGACGGTGGCGGGGGTGTACGCGGACGTGCCGTGGGACGCGATCTGA
- a CDS encoding sulfite exporter TauE/SafE family protein, with translation MPPDLSLTTLVLLCLAAAAAGWIDAVVGGGGLLLLPSLLLGLPHVQAVHILGTNKAVSIVGTTGAAATYLRKAPVDVKMAVRIGLMALVGSMTGAFFAAGISSAVLRPVIMVVLLAVAAFVMLRPAFGRVQQDTTPVTRARIATAIVLVGGGIGFYDGLFGPGTGTFLVLALTAVLHLDLVTASATAKIVNVCTNAGALAMFAYQGVVMWELAAIMAVFNLVGGTLGARMALRKGAEFVRGVLLVVVFSLVAKLAFDQWM, from the coding sequence ATGCCGCCCGACCTCTCCCTGACCACCCTCGTCCTCCTCTGCCTGGCCGCCGCCGCGGCCGGCTGGATCGACGCGGTGGTGGGCGGCGGCGGACTGCTCCTGCTGCCCTCGCTCCTCCTCGGACTGCCGCACGTCCAGGCCGTGCACATCCTGGGGACCAACAAGGCGGTCTCCATCGTCGGTACCACGGGCGCGGCGGCGACGTACCTGCGCAAGGCGCCCGTCGACGTGAAGATGGCGGTACGCATCGGGCTCATGGCCCTCGTCGGTTCCATGACCGGGGCCTTCTTCGCGGCGGGCATCAGCAGCGCGGTCCTGCGCCCCGTGATCATGGTGGTGCTGCTCGCCGTCGCGGCGTTCGTGATGCTGCGCCCGGCGTTCGGCAGGGTTCAGCAGGACACCACCCCCGTCACCCGCGCCCGTATCGCCACCGCGATCGTGCTCGTCGGCGGCGGGATCGGCTTCTACGACGGCCTGTTCGGCCCCGGCACCGGCACCTTCCTCGTCCTGGCGCTGACCGCGGTGCTCCACCTCGACCTGGTGACGGCCTCGGCGACCGCCAAGATCGTCAACGTCTGCACGAACGCGGGCGCGCTCGCGATGTTCGCGTACCAGGGCGTGGTGATGTGGGAACTGGCCGCGATCATGGCGGTGTTCAACCTGGTGGGCGGCACGCTCGGCGCGCGCATGGCGCTGCGCAAGGGAGCTGAGTTCGTACGCGGCGTGCTGCTCGTGGTGGTCTTCTCGCTCGTCGCGAAGCTGGCCTTCGACCAGTGGATGTGA
- a CDS encoding ferredoxin reductase family protein produces MAPDRAHVVQRAAFGARPQPQPAPPAPPLRLAPRALRGGIAAGAFGVCALWGLQVDASARLDALFASGAHLSGLLAGYGVLVMLFLMARVPAVEHGVGADRLARWHAFGGRYVLSLCAGHAVLALCAYTAHTGTDLLTAAVGLLGYAGIAAALAGTVLIASAGITSARRIRVRLPHEVWRAVHFLTYVGAALAFAHQLVGPDIASSALSRWLWAMAHATVAVLLLWYRVVVPVRQALRHSLRVIAVRHESPDVVSVVMQGIGLAQLRAEPGQFFRWRFLQRRIWHTALPFSLSAPVTGDTLRITVKSVGNHTRRIRRLRTGTRVLASGPFGAMTAHRRTRRKVLLLAGGVGITPMRVLYETLPAGPGELTLLYRARSAAQLVLRDELEEIAHRRGAALHYLLGPSDASFDPLAPQALRNLIPDLADHDVFLCGPPGMAAAATTALTTAGVPEDRIHSEQFPH; encoded by the coding sequence GTGGCACCCGACCGCGCGCATGTCGTCCAACGCGCCGCGTTCGGGGCGCGCCCTCAGCCGCAGCCCGCGCCGCCCGCCCCGCCCCTCCGCCTCGCCCCCCGCGCCCTGCGCGGCGGGATCGCCGCCGGGGCCTTCGGGGTGTGTGCCCTCTGGGGGCTGCAAGTCGACGCCTCCGCCCGGCTCGATGCCCTTTTCGCCTCCGGGGCGCATCTCTCCGGGCTTCTTGCCGGGTACGGCGTTCTCGTCATGCTCTTCCTCATGGCCCGCGTCCCCGCCGTCGAGCACGGCGTCGGCGCCGACCGGCTCGCCCGGTGGCACGCCTTCGGCGGACGGTACGTCCTCTCCCTCTGCGCCGGGCACGCCGTCCTCGCCCTCTGCGCCTACACCGCCCACACCGGCACCGACCTCCTCACCGCCGCCGTCGGCCTCCTCGGGTACGCCGGTATCGCGGCCGCCCTCGCCGGCACCGTCCTCATCGCCTCCGCGGGCATCACCTCGGCCCGCCGGATCCGCGTACGGCTGCCCCACGAGGTCTGGCGCGCCGTCCACTTCCTCACGTACGTCGGCGCCGCCCTCGCCTTCGCCCACCAGCTCGTCGGTCCCGACATCGCGAGCAGCGCCCTCTCCCGATGGCTCTGGGCGATGGCGCACGCCACCGTCGCCGTACTCCTCCTCTGGTACCGGGTCGTCGTCCCCGTACGGCAGGCGCTGCGCCACAGCCTGCGCGTGATCGCCGTCCGCCACGAATCCCCCGACGTGGTCTCCGTCGTCATGCAGGGCATCGGTCTCGCCCAACTCCGGGCAGAACCAGGCCAGTTCTTCCGCTGGCGCTTCCTCCAGCGCCGCATCTGGCACACCGCGCTGCCCTTCTCGCTCTCCGCGCCCGTCACCGGCGACACCCTGCGCATCACCGTGAAGTCCGTCGGCAACCACACCCGCCGCATCCGCCGCCTCCGCACCGGCACCCGCGTCCTGGCCTCGGGCCCCTTCGGCGCGATGACCGCCCACCGCCGCACCCGCCGCAAGGTCCTCCTCCTGGCCGGCGGCGTCGGGATCACACCGATGCGCGTCCTGTACGAGACCCTCCCCGCCGGCCCCGGCGAGCTGACCCTCCTCTACCGCGCCCGCAGCGCCGCCCAGCTCGTACTCCGCGACGAACTCGAGGAGATCGCCCACCGACGCGGAGCCGCCCTCCACTACCTCCTCGGCCCCTCCGACGCCTCCTTCGACCCCCTCGCACCCCAGGCCCTCCGCAACCTGATCCCCGACCTCGCCGACCACGACGTGTTCCTCTGCGGCCCGCCCGGCATGGCGGCCGCCGCGACCACCGCGCTCACGACGGCGGGCGTCCCCGAGGACCGCATCCACTCCGAGCAGTTCCCCCACTGA
- a CDS encoding response regulator transcription factor, producing MRVVIAEDSAILRDGLVQLLALRGVEVAAAVGDAESLLAAVAEHRPDAAVIDIRLPPGHTDEGLRAAVEIRASSPGVGVLIFSQYVETRYAAQLLGDGGAGVGYLLKERVVDIGEFVEALQRVAAGGTALDPEVVAQLFGASRRASALDALTPREREVLGLMAQGRTNQSIAEGFVVSERAVEKHIANIFAKLDLPQSEGGHRRVLAVLRYLEA from the coding sequence ATGCGCGTCGTCATCGCAGAGGACTCGGCGATCCTGCGGGACGGGCTCGTGCAGCTCCTCGCCCTGCGCGGAGTGGAGGTCGCCGCGGCGGTCGGCGACGCGGAGTCGCTGCTCGCGGCGGTCGCCGAACACCGCCCGGACGCGGCCGTGATCGACATCAGGCTGCCGCCGGGCCACACGGACGAAGGGCTGCGGGCGGCGGTCGAGATCCGTGCCTCGTCGCCGGGGGTGGGCGTGCTGATCTTCTCCCAGTACGTGGAGACGCGGTACGCGGCCCAGCTGCTGGGCGACGGCGGGGCGGGCGTCGGCTATCTGCTCAAGGAACGGGTCGTGGACATCGGCGAGTTCGTCGAGGCACTGCAACGGGTCGCGGCGGGCGGCACCGCGCTCGACCCGGAGGTGGTCGCCCAGCTCTTCGGCGCGAGCAGGCGGGCGTCCGCGCTGGACGCGCTGACGCCGCGCGAGCGGGAGGTGCTGGGGCTGATGGCGCAGGGGCGTACGAACCAGTCGATCGCGGAGGGCTTCGTCGTATCGGAGCGGGCGGTGGAGAAGCACATCGCGAACATCTTCGCGAAGCTGGACCTGCCGCAGTCGGAGGGCGGGCACCGGAGGGTGCTGGCGGTGCTGCGGTACTTGGAGGCGTGA